The genomic stretch TTTTTGAATTAATGTAATTGAATTAATACTTTACACTAACGAATAACTAATAATCGATGATCTATCCCTATGTCTGTCCAATTTATAATTGATATACAGTTCTTAATTCTTTACAATGGAATTCTATTAGTTTACATTTACAATAGAATTATAGACCACCAATGGGGTAGATTATATACTGTAGGTTTATTCAAcaattcatgtgaaattcttttCAATTCAATGGCGAAAAATTCAAATATTTGGAAGACTGCATATCAATTCGAAAAATGGTAATTGGGCaatattataaaatattatattgtttaaaaataataaattcagCACTTGCTGCAAAGAAACTCAACATAGGCGAGAACAAGTGTAATATTACAAACTACGAGAAAAGATGGTGTTACGAAACTAAATTGGAGTGAGGTGTCTAAGaacccgtttggacataagaaattttccttttttttccttttttttgcattcataaaattttcaattttcacttaaaGATCCATTttaaaatttttcgaaaatttgaaaaactctaaaaagctatttttcaaattttttactCAGATTAcgcacaaaacttcaaaaacaacccaaaattatattcatgtccaacaCAACACTAATagttttcaaataccattttcacttgattttttttttgaaattttacaattcttatgtccaaacgcccactaaaatTATTCCTGCTGCaaattttgttaaaaaaaataacaacaacgacccagtgaaatctcactagtggggtctggggaggtagtgtgtacgcataccttacccctacctcgaaggggtagagaggctgttttcgaaagaccctcgactcaagagGACCCAAAGACAAAAGGAGATAATATCAGTATCACTACAAAAATCATAAGGAAAATAAGAACAACATGAAATCCAGAAGAAATATGCAACGCAAAAACGTTAGCTAGTAAATAGGCCCGACACTGAAAAGCGAAATAGTAAGACACGACATTGCCACTAGCTATCTTAGACAGAAACCCTACTAGACTAGTCTCACAATAGTACGAagtaaggcaagactcaactacctactaacctacaaccctaatactcgaccttcACATCTTcatatcaagtgtcatgtcctcggaaatctgaagcctcgtTATGTCCTGCCTGATCAACTCTCCCCAATTCTTCTTAGGCCGATCTCTAactcttctcgtgccctccacaaccggccgctcacacctccttaccggggCATCTACGCTTCTCCTCtgtacatgcccgaaccatctgagcatCGCTTCTCGCATCTtatcatcaatgggagccacatgcactttctccaaaatatcatcattcctaatgcCGGCATATCCACCGCAACATACTCATTTATGGTATTTCAATCTTCTAAAAATTCTTtacaaaaaaggaaaggaaaaagcaTATAAAGACGTTACAAGATGCGGCGTACCAAATatacaaaaacaaaagaagaacCCATTACATTACTGGAGTTTAGTTCATTTTGCAATCCATTTAGGGCGCGGACTCCATTGTTCACAGCTCAACAGTATAGCACTGCTCACAAGTATCGGGGAAAATGAGGAGGGAAAGAGGTGAATTGATTTACAAGATTTACAGAGCCCTAACTTATGGCCTATCGCCGCTGATTCACCTTCACCTGCGGTGGCGCAAATTCCGCGGCCTCGAACATCCTCTCCGCTGGCGCGAGCGTCTCGGATTCCCCTCTTTCCCTCGTCCCCCTGGCCCTCTCCTCTGGTTCCACGCTGTCTCTCTCGGTCATACTCCTTATCCTTTCATTTTTACTACACTGATTCTTACTCCAATTTATATATAAGAAGAATTAGTGTGTGTATGCATACACATATACACTCAATCTCAGTCACAGCAGAGCTTCAATTGATAATGCATGGATGAATCTGAGAGATAAACTCAGATTCATCAAGCTCACATGGTATCATAGCAGTGTAGGTATATATAGAGTTTAAGTTTTGTGCATTGTCTGTGTAAAAATATTTACACAATCGGGTCATTTGAAATGTAATTGCTTCAAGTAATTGCAGTTAACTTCATTTAATAACATTGATTTATGACCTAGAATAAATGATCAGAAACCTGCTATAACATGTTAAATTACTTTAATGGTGTAAAAAATTCATTACACTGGTAGTGTATATAATATAAATCGTTTTATGTAGGCTCTAATTTTTTCCACCATTGTGTATGTACTTGTAATTAATAAAATATGTATCCGTGTCTATTGTGAAGTATGTTGGCcgatttttttctttctcttttcatttttccagCTACTCTGCTCaattttttgtttcatttgttattgttgttgtttctttttcttttttactcCCTAATTTAAAATTGTTattattgtttgttgtaatgtgaAATTAGGTGAAGGAATGTGTGCAATTCCAGTGATTAAATGCTGCATAGAGAGGAGGCCTGATGTAACTGTCTTAATGACGACTACCACCACATCAGCATTGTGAGTCTCTaatttgaattccaagttcaaatgttattttattttgatcGTTGCAGTTTGTTGCTTTGTTATTTCCTTTCAAATTTATTGCAATATTTTGCACTTATAGAAAATTGGTTTTGTTAGTCTTTTCACCTGACAATGATTTTCTATAATTTAGGGATGTAACGTtcctttagtttttttttttctaaaataaaatgGAGATATATGAAAAGGATGGTCCTGTGATTTGGGGAGGTTTAGGGAGGTTAAGTTCTTCGATTTATGCAAGTTGTATACCTGGCCCTGTATGGAATAATATGTGTCTCGAGAATCTCAGGAAAAAATATCGAGAAAAATAAACATTAAAAATCTCTGGATTGATGTCAAAAGTTTATGTTTTTTGCTGACCCAAGATTAGAGAACTCTTATGGATAGAAAGACCAAGCAATGTGGGGGATGGACATCTTCTTTAGGGTCTTGTATTTGTTTCTTTTTAAGCATTCAAATATATGGGTTGATCTTAATTGTGGTGCACATTACACGAGATGATTGCTTTTGATTCAATACCGTTTTGGATGCTATCAGTCTGTATTCCAGAGAATAAAAAAAGCTCATGTATTATCATGATGActtatatatattgtatttaaaagaaaatatatgaAAGCATGCACCTGAAACCAAAAATATTGGAAAATGTAGAAGTACTTGATATAAAAGTTTGGACAAGAGTCAGGAGGTGAAGCTATTACGGGGAGTCAGGTGTTGCACAATAGAACAGCTAAGAGGTGTATCATTAGTCATAACCTGTTTTAACTTGTTTTTCATTCATTGCTGGAAGAGTTTGTAGATGTGAATTCATTCTGTATCTTCTTTCATCACTATAGTTATTGCTGAACAGAAGATGTGTGATCTACAGAGAATATAAGGAGTCTAGGGTTCAAAGGAGAAAAGGAATTTCCCGAGTTCCGTTGTGTTTCAATATTTCCATGACTAATAAATTCAAGGTCTTTTTACTTACTACTAGTGTTGGGATTTTACTCACTTCCTATAGTTTTAACTTTTAATTGTAAGAAACTGCATCATCAGAATGAGAGacattcttccacctcttttttcattttccattgaAGAGAAAATTCAGTATGTCTAATCTACTTTTGCTTTCCTACAGTGAGGTAATAAAAAACCAGCTTTGTGTAAAATTGCAGTGTCAGCACACACAATGTTTTCTACTTTCTGTTCTGCTGAAAAATACAATATTAAGTATCTGATTCTTTGCTTTCTTACAGTGAGGTGATAAAGCACCAGCTTCCAAATAATGTCATTTATCAGGTATTTGTTATGCTGTTTCCTTAAGACTGTATTATGCTTGATTTCTTGACATCACTAAGTTGAGTTGTCTGACAAGGCACTGCTATTCCAAATTTTTGAACATTTGCAtgcgtaatttttttttttgaagaatcaATTATCATGCTGTGTAGACCACAAGCTCTTCTTCCTCCCGTCATGTTATTTTTATTCACCCTCCACAtttaaattatcattttttgtgGACCCTAGGATCTTTTCCATTGCTGTGATTTTTTCTCCCTTCCCCTTTCTTCTGAGCCACACTGGAAGAATGACCCTGTTCGTTTGCAACATTCTTATGATGTTCTGGCATTTCTTTTTCTGTACACGTGTTTCTTCTGAATTTCACTCCTGAGATGCTTAGTTCCATGGACAAGACTGAAGAACTTATGGTAGCAAACTATCAATTACATTTTATGTGTCTTTCTTACGTAGGCTAGAAGGTAGAAGGAGTGCCTCTGAcatgtctcttttttttttttttttttttacgcaAATGTACCAGTTTTCTCCCATTGACACTCCTGGTGCCATTGATGCTTTCCTTTGTCATTGGAACCCAAATGCAATCATTTTAATTGAAAGTGAGCTCTGGCCAAACCTCATTATAGGTGCCGCAAAGAAAAGGGTAAATATACATCTTATTCTATGAATGCTGCTAAACTTAGAGATCTGCTATTTTAGTTTCTAGTATCTTGGCTAAGGCTTGTCTTTTATCATCTTTATATTTTCCTGTTATGAGGTAACTGATGTAAtggaaatttattttattttttcatgagAGGACTATATCATTTAACCTATTTTATTGTTCAGACACCTAGTTTAGTGGGTTAGCatcaattattttttcttttttttttcttttttatatttcACATTCTACTCACTTGTATATTGGTATAACATGTCTTTCTCTACTTTTACACTCCCGTTATGCTACTCAGATTGCACTTGCATTGCTTAATGCTCGAATGTCTGCAAAATCTTATGACAGTTGGTCTCAACCATTTATTATTCCTCTGACATCATTGATGCTCTCTAAATTCTTGTTGATTCTTCCACTGGTACGTCTCGTGTTTTATCGTTGACGTGTTTGTGATCATCTTTTAAAGGCATAATCTTACCTTTAAGCTTCTGCATTTATATTTCTACACAGAGCACTACACAGGCAATTCGTTTTCAACTGCTGCAGTGTCCACCATTCATCATAAATTTTTGTGGCGACCTAAAGTATGGTATGGCCAAAACTAAAAATACCTGATCTTATTATCTTGCATGTACATTGGAGCTACTAGCACTTCATAATAAACTCTTTTTTTGTATATCCTTTAGTTTACTGTGATTATTTGTTTCTTCTTAGTGGCTTAGGAATACACGTATGGCTTCTTTCTTTTTCAGGTTCAGGAATATTTGTCACATCTACCGCTGCTTACCAGAGAGCAGGCGTTGTACCCTACTTCTCACTTCCTTTTTTTCCTGATTTAGCTGTAGGAAACATTGAGACTGCTGAAGGGGATCAGAGAGCTCTGGAAGAGTTGCAGGTACAGCTTATGAACAGAAAGGTTTGGATGGCATCTTCCATTCATAAGGGTGAAGAAAAAGGTAAATTTCTTGATGTATAATATTTTCCATGTATTAGAGACAAGATGAAGGAACAAAAAGAATCTTGAGGCAAAGGGAGTTGGATGAGAGAGTCTTAAAGCCCCATTATCCTATGCTGTTATACCATGGTAGTAGTCTGAGATTGAGTTCATCTAGGCACGTGTGTGAACAATATGTGGTGTGGTTTAGTCCCCTACCTTCAATTTTCTCTAAGGTGTTTTGGATAGGTTAAGTGGGgaaaggtggaggtagaggaaCTAGGCATGGGCTGGGCCCTCAAACTCATCACTCATGTCTTCATGAGTCTACGACAGAGTAAAGAGAAAACTCACGGAGCATTAGTGATTGGAAGAAAAATGATTACTGGTAGATGGTTTATTTTGATTGGGGGCCAGGAACTCAGATGTATGTATGGATATCGATACCTACCCAGTTGATTGTTTCTGTGCCAAGTCTGTTGTCATGCATTTACGGATGAAGTCAAAAATTCCTAGTGGTTCAGATTGACCTTGATTTCCCGCTTCAGCTAACAAAGTTTAAGGTGATCTGCTCTCTGTTTCTTCTTGAATCTAACTTAAGAATGTTGTTCTGCTTCTAACTTATCTATAAAAAAGGAAGAGAATTCTGTTCTACTTCTCTATCACTTCTCTAAAAAGATACATGTGAGGATGTTCTCTTTTATGGTTATCAAGTGTTTGTATTAttggaaagggaaagggaaagggaaggAAGTTTTTCCCAATCTGAGAGGAGTAAATTTCTGCTCTTTGGATGTAGCAGAAAAGAAGTGAATTGAGTCTACTTCATGGTCTAATGACCTTGAATATGACTGTAAGTTACTTTGTGCTGCTGAACGAAATTATGACAAAATTGATATGCAGTCATGTTGGATGTACACAAAGAACTAAAGCAAATGCATCTGGATATCATTACCATCATTGTGCCTCGGCATCCTCAGCATGGAGAACTAATTGCTTTGGTATGATTACTGTGCATTAGCCTATTATAAATGTTTTTATTTGTGTTGATGATCCATCTATGTCCTCTTCAAATTACTCttgtatttttctcttgaactttAAACTTGACTGCATCATTAAGTTATTAACCATGACCATGCACCACTTTCTTGCCATTAAAAATGTCCTCATGTTCACTTGATTGGATGAGAGACCTTTATCGACCGGGGGCGAATTTAGGGGGCGGAAGGAGGTTCATCCGAATCTATCATGCAAAATTTGTTTTGTACCTCATATTATATTTTAAATCCCGCTGATACAGCCCAAAAGCATAGCTCaat from Nicotiana sylvestris chromosome 12, ASM39365v2, whole genome shotgun sequence encodes the following:
- the LOC104210689 gene encoding probable 3-deoxy-D-manno-octulosonic acid transferase, mitochondrial isoform X1; this encodes MRRERGELIYKIYRALTYGLSPLIHLHLRWRKFRGLEHPLRWRERLGFPSFPRPPGPLLWFHAVSLGEGMCAIPVIKCCIERRPDVTVLMTTTTTSAFEVIKHQLPNNVIYQFSPIDTPGAIDAFLCHWNPNAIILIESELWPNLIIGAAKKRIALALLNARMSAKSYDSWSQPFIIPLTSLMLSKFLLILPLSTTQAIRFQLLQCPPFIINFCGDLKYAVGNIETAEGDQRALEELQVQLMNRKVWMASSIHKGEEKVMLDVHKELKQMHLDIITIIVPRHPQHGELIALELENEGVRVALRSRHDKLLPGTNIYVVDTLGELKKFYRLTPIAVIGGSFLPGSAGHNISEAAAAGCAVLTGPYIGHFSYMAIQMQRLNPLSVLQTSLRCQVSGHILVEALSNLLTDAKLLEARQEAAKQAYHALSHGITENVWSLLDLHIFRNALAHRGSIIQ
- the LOC104210689 gene encoding probable 3-deoxy-D-manno-octulosonic acid transferase, mitochondrial isoform X2; the encoded protein is MRRERGELIYKIYRALTYGLSPLIHLHLRWRKFRGLEHPLRWRERLGFPSFPRPPGPLLWFHAVSLGEGMCAIPVIKCCIERRPDVTVLMTTTTTSAFEVIKHQLPNNVIYQFSPIDTPGAIDAFLCHWNPNAIILIESELWPNLIIGAAKKRIALALLNARMSAKSYDSWSQPFIIPLTSLMLSKFLLILPLSTTQAIRFQLLQCPPFIINFCGDLKYAVGNIETAEGDQRALEELQVQLMNRKVWMASSIHKGEEKVMLDVHKELKQMHLDIITIIVPRHPQHGELIALELENEGVRVALRSRHDKLLPGTNIYVVDTLGELKKFYRLTPIAVIGGSFLPGSAGHNISEAAAAGCAVLTGPYIGHFSYMAIQMQRLNPLSVLQVSGHILVEALSNLLTDAKLLEARQEAAKQAYHALSHGITENVWSLLDLHIFRNALAHRGSIIQ